The following DNA comes from Neovison vison isolate M4711 chromosome 13, ASM_NN_V1, whole genome shotgun sequence.
aggcagagacacaggcagagaggaggaagcaggccccctgccgagcagagacctcgatgtggggcttgatcccaggaccctgagatgatgacccgagccaaaggcagaggatcaacccactgagccacccaggtgcccctaaaaaaaatttttttttttttaaagattttttatttatttatttgtcagagacagagggagagagagcgagtgagcacaggcagacagagaggcaggcagagtcagaggtagaagcaggctccctgccgagcaaggactcgatgtgggactcgatcccaggaccctgggatcatgacctgagccgaaggcagctgcttaaccaactgagccacccaggtgtccctaaaaaaatttttttttaaagatcaaatgATAAGCTACCTCAATTCTTCTTTGCCATGTAACCTAACATTCGCAGGTTCCAAGGATTAAGGCATCCATATCTTGGGGGACCATTTCTCTGCACATCTGCACattaaattcttttgttttttaatgttaggTTAGTCACCagcattaatttttgatgtagttttccaagattcattgtttacatataacacccagtgccccatgcagtacgtgccctaaTACCTACCACTCGGCTCACCCTCCCGCCTATGTTTAAATTCTAAAAGTTGCCTCAGGCAGCTGGGGCCAGGAGAAGCCAGCATTCTGGCTAATGCTGAGAATTATGAGTTGGACCAAAAGTTGGGTGTAAGCTAAAAGGAACTACTGAGCAGTATAtgtacatgttttaaaattctcttacTGACATAAGGTATATGTGGTCGATTCAGTATTCCAGAGTGATTGAATTAGAGGGAAACAACTGAGTTCTAGTTATATCATGGCAGGGAAAGGTTAAAATATTAGAATAgactttatttctgttcttttgtgcCAGTCCTCAGAGGAAAGTGTTCTTGACTCGATTATAATTTTGGAGAAGCTTTgcgtttaattttaatttttgtatttctattacaGATCTTTACTACATTTGGATGCTACTCCTGACATGGAGAAGATTGAGAAACAATTTGCTAATCTGAGCATTGTTAAACGTTCCTCGGAAACTAAAGAGCCTACTTATTTGCTTGGTATAGACACATCAAAAGCTGtacaagcagaaaaagaaaacttggttGCTGTTTTATGTTCTAATGGATCAATCAGAATATATGATAAAGAAAGGTTATATGTACTACGAGAATTTAGTGGATATCCTGGACTTCTGAATGGAGTCCGATTTGCAAGTTCTAGTGACAGTGTATATTCATCATGTAGCGATGGCACCGTTAAGTGTTGGGATGCTCGATTAGCCAGTGCACAACCTGTCCAGCTATTCAAGGGTTACCCTTccaatatttttattagttttgatATCAACTGCAATGATCATGTCATTTGTGCTGGTACAGAAAAAGTTGACGATGATGCCTTGTTGGTATTTTGGGACGCAAGAATTAGTTCTCAGGATTTGTCTACTACTAAAGACCCACTTGGAGCATATTCAGAGACTCATAGTGATGATGTCACTCAAGTGTGCTTCCATCCCAACAATCCCAACATGTTAGTCTCCGGTTCAACTGATGGCCTGGTAAATGTATTCGATATTAGTGTGGATAATGAAGAAGATGCACTGATTACAACCTGCAACTCCATTTCATCAGTAAGCTGTATTGGTTGGTCTGGAAAGGATTATAAACAGATTTACTGCATGACACACGATGAAGGGTTTTCTTGGTGGGATCTTAATCATCTGAATACTGATGAACCAATTACATGTTTGAACATCCAAGATGTCAGAGAAGTGGTTAATCTGAAAGAAGGTATTTTGGACTATTTAATTGGTGGCCTATATcatgaaaaaatggacaaattgtTTGTTGTTGGAGGAACAAACACAGGAATTATTCACTTAATGAGCTGCACTACATCAGGATTGAGCCATGTGACCAGCCTTCACGGAGGGCATGCTGCTACAGTCCGTTCTTTCTCTTGGAATATGCAGGATGATTCTTTGCTAACCGGAGGAGAAGACGCACAGTTGTTACTTTGGAAACCCGGACCAATAGAGAAGACATTTACAAAGAAAGACAGCATGAAAATAGCATCCTCTGTGTCCCAGCGAGTACGAGTTCACAGTAATGATTCTtacaagagaaggaagaagcagtgATGTTCTGTTGGGAGTTTACTTGAGAGGTTTTATAGTTTCAAGTAGTTATTTTTGGGTACTACCTGTGATAGCTATGTTTAAAGCTCCTGTGTAAAAACAAGCCAGTTAGCAAACAGTCCtggagaaatgttgaaaatggtTTAATTCAGGTCTTCAtgtattctaaaattattttttttaaagctgccagTTGAGTATATAATCAGTGAGTTGAAAGTAAAATTacattcctcatttttaaaacccATCTGTTGAGTTAGTAAATGTTGGGTTTAAAGAAATAGCTTTGATAAGGACTTTTTAGAAGTGGATGGCTGGtgtgactttaaaaaatcaagtggtttgagttttttaagtttagggtttttttttacattttaaatcatcttcattatttataaaaccaAATCAGACTTTTCTGTAGGAACTCCCACTTGCTTAATACACATAAATTAAGTTGgagtatttaaatataaatattccaaTGATTCTAAGTAGaactaagggttttttttttttaaataaaatgatttgcatctattttaaaaaaagatatttagtatatatttgcATCTATCTGGATAGATATGGAtagatagttttttgttttgttttgttttgttttgtttttagtaggctccactctgagtatggagcccagcgtaaggcttgaactcacgaccctgagatcgtgtcctgagctgagatcaagagtcagatgcttaactgactgagtcaccctggcacccctatTTGCATCTATATCTTTAAATAGTTAGATGGTAAACAGATATTTCACTGATGAAAAGGAAATTATCTTGCAGAACTCATTTTTGAGACTCAAAGGGAATAtacaaaaaatgaaagtatttatatagcagaatgactttttatttcaaaatattctacTATCTTgtgataaaattttctttcatagTGTTTCATCCATAATTTTAAACTTAAGTGCCCATGGGGAGTGGGGGCCATGTAGGAGGTGCTGCTGGGAAAGGACGATGCCATAATTTTGAACTTGAATTTTTGTTTGCTGCCAGTTTTTTCATCCttactgttaaatatttttccaaagaatcttAATTAAAAAGTTGGTCACTtcgggtgcctggtggctcagttgactaagcATCTCACTCTCGATTTTGTCTCatgctatgatctcagggttatgagattgagctccacaatgctctgtgctcagaggagTATCTGCTTATCCCGCTCCTTCTGCTTCTACCTAACTCacgcgtgtgctctctctctctcaaataaacaaataaactattttttaaaaatttggtcgCTCTAAAGGTTTGGTATGTTTTCTTATgtttaattacaaataaaaatatctttgtagataagaatatttataaagatgttttaaaatgtttttatcttttgagCTAAAACTCTTCTCATGAAAAATACAAACATTACTTGAGAACCTTGTACATTTCTCTTTAAATGTTAATGACTTATCACTGAGACCATAGCACTAGGGGAAAATCATATCGTACAGCACAGTCCAACGTACATGTAGGTTTGATCTAGCTTCACTCACTTGAGAGGGAACAATAGTTAAGTCCCTGTTAagcatattcaaaataaataattctttttttttttttttaaagatttgtttattttagagtgagagcaTGAACAGTAGGAgtagaagggaaaggagaaaatctCTACAGACTTAATGCTGAGCGGGaaccctgaggcagggcttgatctcatgaccctgagatcatgacctgagccaaaatccagttagaggcttaaccaactaagccacccaagtaaGTGCCCCTCAAAATAcgtaatttttatttgaaaaaattcacCTGTTCTTGCTTTTGTTCAAATCATAAACCTGAGGTTAATtctggacttttttcttttctcttatttagtCAATCACCAAGACCTGTGCCACTGCACCTCCCAGAATCTGTCTGCTGTTCTTTTGCATTTACCACACCCCCCCACTACTGCCTTAGATAAGAGTTTCATCATTTCTCCTAGATTACAGACCCTTTTTTCTAATCTGCTCCAATTCATTCTTCCCACTATTTCTAGGCTGAACGTAGGAAACACAGATTTGATAATGCCTCATGCTGCTTAAAATCTTTGGTACATTTTGATCTTTTGATGGAGCactatgtaaaaatgaaaaaaccatGTTTTTAAGATACTTAGGATATGAGATAATGCTGACTATGTAAGTAGAAAAGCTGTATAAAAAGACTTGGAGACACTGCATTTATAAAACGACACAGGAAATGAAACAGTTATCAAAACAgtaaaactttcaaaaatgtttaaactttAGAAGTAATtaatagagggcacctgggtgggtgggtaggttcGATGTCAGATGCTTGATGGCGACtagggccatgatctcagaggtgtgagatcaagccctgtgtcaggctccatgctgagcgttctttctctccttctccttctgccccttctgtccttctctctctccctctctcccccctccaaaaaaaaagtaattaatagaGTTAGAAGATGTAGGTAAGCAAATACCTTTGAAAGTAGACctcaaagagagaaaaagtaaaagaaaagattaaaggcACAGAAGATAAAATAAGAGTCTAATATCAGATTATCAGTTTTTACAAtgtgaaaagaaatgtaaaggagGTTGAAGggattattaaaatgaaataacattagACGCTATGCCCAGAACTTTAGTCTTCAGATCGAAAGGCCCAACAGAGTGTCAAGtataatgaatgaaaaagatCCACACTGAGGTATAGCACTGTGAAGTGTCAGAACtccaagaacaaagagaaaatttttaaaatttccaaagaaagggaggggggaagcaatCACTTAGGTACAAGGATAACATGTGAATTAGACTCTTCATTAGCAAATCTGGATGACACAAGATGGTGAATCAAAGTTCCAACTTCTGAGGACAATTTCCTGCTATCTGAACTTGTGCTCTCCAAACTCATGAAGCAAATGACAGTAAATTTTTTTGAGACATCCCTTGCTAAGCAAATATTTTTCACTTGCCTTCTGAAACTGAGGAACTAGATTTATTTTCCTAACAGAATATCCATTGTTAACCACACTCATTCCACAATTTAAATTCCACAATTCCACTAGGAATTTAACAATTTGGATTTCAGGAGATAATTGCTTTTCTCACCTATAATTCTATAGATCAAATTGCCCtaacatgggagatttttttgtttttaaagcttttatttacttatttgacagatagtgatcacagtaggcagagaggcaggcagagagagagagagggaagcaggctccccactgagcagagagcccgattcgggactcgatcccaggaccccaagatcatgacctgagccgaaggcagcggcttaatccactgagccacccaggcgcccacatggGAGGTTTAAAACTTTACTTTCTGTTTAGCTTTTGAAAAAGGATACTGGAGGATGTACTCCACAAAGAATAAAGGAGTAAATCCAGGAAGACAAGAGATACCGTGAATCAGGGCACCAACCCAACATAGTGGCAGGATAACAGCTTTGCAGCAGGCCCACAGTATTCAGTCCGGGTTGGAGCAAGAGGACATGAAGGAGGGAGATGTCCAGGGAGAGAAGTGAATTTGACCATTGGAATGTGACATTGGTCACTACTTCTTACCATGTGGAAAATGAAATAAGTGCCTTAAACTCACAAATTGAAAGAGACcctcatattaaaaataatttcaaaagtttttaagattaaaaataaataaattcacttaAAGACATAGAGTTAAAAGAAAGTTAAAGGATGAAGAAAGGTAtaccaacccacagaatgggagaaaatatttgcaaataacacatCAGATAAGAACTTgcattcaaaacattttttaaaaagattttatttatttatttgacagagatcccaactaggcagagaggcaggcagagagagagagggagaagctagctccccgccgagcagagagcctgatgtggggcttgatcctaggaccctgagaccatgacctgagccgaaggcagaggctttaactcactgagccacccaggcgcccctaaaaacatattttttaaaatgttaccacTCAGTAATAAGAGAATGCAATTTTTGAGATGGTCAAGGATCTGAAtagatttctccaaagaagatagagaaaaaagatACTCAGTGTTACcagtcatcaggaaaatataaaccaaagccacgatgagataccacttcatacacACTGGGATggttataataaaagaaaatcttggtGATATTATGGGGAAATTGGAAGTTTCATACACTGCTCTGCTgttaagaatgtaaaatatcaggacatctgggtggctcagttggttaagtggctgccttcggctcaggtcatgatcccagcatcctgggatcgagtcccaggtcaggctccttgctcagcagggagtctgcttctccctctgcctctgcctgcctctttgtctgcctgtgctcactctctctaacaaataaataaataaaatctttaaaaaaaaaaaaaatgtaaaatagcatAGCTACAGTCTGGCAATTCCTCAAACAGTTGTTGTTTGACCCAGTGGTTCCAAATTAGGTATATGCTGAAGAGAATTGAAAGCGTAAGTCCATATAAAAAATTGtacatgatctttaaaaaaaaaaaaaaaaaaaggatgcctgggtggctcagttggttggacgactgccttcggctcaagtcatgaccccagagtcctgggattgagtcccacatcaggctcccagctccatggggagtctgcttcgctctctgaccttctcctcgctcatgctctctctcactgtctctctctcaaataaataaataaaatcttaaaaaaaaaaatttgtacatgAGTGCTCTTAATGGCATTATTCATAATACCAAAAGGTGGGAACAATCAAATAATCATCAATTGTTGGAGGggtaaattatggtatattcaaacaatggaatattattcagccataagaagaaaggaagtacTAATACATGCTAAAACTTGGATGAGTCTTGAAAACATACTAAGTAAAAATAGCCACAAAAGACTATCCTGTATGATCGCGTATACGTCAAAAGCCCAGAATAGTCAAGTCTATAAAGAAGAAgaacaggggcgcttgggtggctcagtgggttaaagcctctgcctttggcttgggtcatggtcccggggtcctgggatcgagccccacattgggctctctgcttggcagggagcctgcttcctcctctctccccacctgcatctctacctacttgtgatctctgtctgtcaaataaataaataaaatatttaaaaaaaaaaaaaaaagaagaagaagaacaacagaAGAACATGTATCAGTGGTTACCGaaggctgggaggtgggagggaaatgGGAGGGTTTTTAGATGATTGGGGGGGGGTGTAGGAGTGATGCAAATTGATGGTGATTATAGTTGCACAActgtgaatataataaaaaccattGTATTGTACACTTTGAGTAAATGAATTACATG
Coding sequences within:
- the WDR89 gene encoding WD repeat-containing protein 89 isoform X1, with amino-acid sequence MVSKVGSEGGDHQGIPTSRNKSLLHLDATPDMEKIEKQFANLSIVKRSSETKEPTYLLGIDTSKAVQAEKENLVAVLCSNGSIRIYDKERLYVLREFSGYPGLLNGVRFASSSDSVYSSCSDGTVKCWDARLASAQPVQLFKGYPSNIFISFDINCNDHVICAGTEKVDDDALLVFWDARISSQDLSTTKDPLGAYSETHSDDVTQVCFHPNNPNMLVSGSTDGLVNVFDISVDNEEDALITTCNSISSVSCIGWSGKDYKQIYCMTHDEGFSWWDLNHLNTDEPITCLNIQDVREVVNLKEGILDYLIGGLYHEKMDKLFVVGGTNTGIIHLMSCTTSGLSHVTSLHGGHAATVRSFSWNMQDDSLLTGGEDAQLLLWKPGPIEKTFTKKDSMKIASSVSQRVRVHSNDSYKRRKKQ
- the WDR89 gene encoding WD repeat-containing protein 89 isoform X2, which codes for MEKIEKQFANLSIVKRSSETKEPTYLLGIDTSKAVQAEKENLVAVLCSNGSIRIYDKERLYVLREFSGYPGLLNGVRFASSSDSVYSSCSDGTVKCWDARLASAQPVQLFKGYPSNIFISFDINCNDHVICAGTEKVDDDALLVFWDARISSQDLSTTKDPLGAYSETHSDDVTQVCFHPNNPNMLVSGSTDGLVNVFDISVDNEEDALITTCNSISSVSCIGWSGKDYKQIYCMTHDEGFSWWDLNHLNTDEPITCLNIQDVREVVNLKEGILDYLIGGLYHEKMDKLFVVGGTNTGIIHLMSCTTSGLSHVTSLHGGHAATVRSFSWNMQDDSLLTGGEDAQLLLWKPGPIEKTFTKKDSMKIASSVSQRVRVHSNDSYKRRKKQ